A genomic window from Paraburkholderia phytofirmans OLGA172 includes:
- a CDS encoding alpha/beta fold hydrolase — MPFFEREGIRFAYDEFGPSGAPVVVFSHGFLMDGDMFQPNIADLQSEFRCVVWDQRGFGATGTTTRPFSYWDSAQDLIALLDHLEVASASLVGMSQGGFISMRAALLEPDRFRAIALISTRSDVDSDAVKQSFEELKAEWARNGAKNVAQNLSAFLFGPEYAASAWIRKWLNASADHFEHPVNALVSRDDITPRLGEITHTSIVFHGRDDAAISPDCAEALAAQLPNCKDLILVDRAGHTPNLTHADMVNPPLRDFLLRYAR; from the coding sequence ATGCCGTTTTTTGAACGAGAAGGGATACGCTTCGCATACGATGAGTTCGGCCCTTCCGGGGCGCCCGTCGTTGTCTTTAGCCATGGTTTTCTGATGGACGGCGACATGTTCCAGCCGAACATTGCGGACCTCCAGAGCGAGTTCCGCTGCGTCGTTTGGGACCAGCGCGGTTTCGGGGCAACGGGAACCACGACCCGGCCCTTTAGCTACTGGGACTCCGCGCAGGATCTGATTGCCTTGCTCGATCATCTGGAGGTTGCCTCGGCTTCGCTTGTGGGCATGTCTCAAGGCGGCTTTATATCGATGCGCGCGGCCTTGCTGGAGCCGGATCGCTTTCGGGCGATCGCCCTGATATCGACACGCAGCGATGTCGATTCCGACGCAGTCAAGCAGTCTTTCGAAGAACTGAAAGCGGAATGGGCACGCAATGGGGCGAAAAATGTCGCGCAGAATCTGTCGGCGTTTCTGTTCGGCCCCGAGTACGCGGCATCGGCGTGGATCCGGAAATGGTTGAACGCTAGCGCGGATCACTTCGAACATCCGGTCAATGCCCTTGTCTCCAGGGACGACATCACGCCGCGCCTTGGCGAGATTACCCATACGTCGATCGTATTCCATGGACGCGACGACGCCGCCATCAGCCCTGACTGCGCAGAGGCGCTCGCCGCCCAGTTGCCGAACTGCAAAGATCTCATCCTGGTGGACCGGGCGGGACACACGCCGAATTTGACGCATGCCGATATGGTGAATCCGCCGTTACGGGATTTCCTGCTTCGCTATGCGCGCTAA
- a CDS encoding helix-turn-helix domain-containing protein yields MLGMTTVPIDGDKPVWILQGSFGRATVNLISRPLVAHAHAQYQFLFNLGGSNCNFRIGADDCALTAERAICLNPWIEHSKSCSDDEPSLILSLVIEAPWLRQQLKLAENGTASIFPKAGVVVTPDVRHHVDRIAAAITNHLVAQDDDCMPILADLVTALGRDFADPALTAGIIPSGRPIDFRIRKAVDFIKHASVTNPTVAQVAAQVGLSRSRFFQQFRLCMGISPQHYIDWVRMSHAIQLLGASDKPLSNVAEELGFEEHSHFTRFFAQHMGVPPSEFRRHSVTLANQHG; encoded by the coding sequence ATGTTGGGTATGACGACAGTACCAATTGATGGAGACAAGCCCGTCTGGATTTTGCAAGGAAGTTTCGGGCGAGCAACGGTGAACTTGATTAGCCGTCCGCTTGTCGCTCACGCTCACGCCCAATACCAGTTCCTTTTCAATCTTGGCGGAAGCAACTGTAATTTCCGCATCGGCGCAGACGATTGCGCGCTGACAGCGGAGCGGGCAATCTGCCTGAATCCGTGGATCGAACACTCGAAAAGCTGCAGCGACGACGAACCTTCCCTGATCCTTTCCCTCGTCATCGAAGCCCCCTGGCTGCGCCAGCAATTGAAACTTGCTGAAAACGGCACCGCGAGCATCTTCCCGAAGGCTGGAGTTGTCGTCACGCCGGACGTGCGGCATCACGTGGATCGTATCGCCGCGGCGATCACCAACCACCTGGTCGCCCAGGACGACGATTGCATGCCCATTCTTGCGGATCTGGTGACCGCACTCGGTCGGGATTTTGCCGATCCGGCTTTGACGGCCGGCATCATCCCGTCAGGCCGGCCGATCGATTTTCGCATCCGCAAAGCGGTGGATTTCATCAAGCATGCGTCGGTGACGAATCCCACCGTCGCTCAGGTCGCGGCTCAAGTCGGCCTGTCCAGGTCGAGATTCTTCCAGCAATTCCGGCTATGCATGGGCATTTCGCCGCAGCACTATATCGATTGGGTCCGCATGTCTCATGCGATCCAGCTGCTTGGAGCTAGTGATAAGCCGCTTTCCAATGTAGCCGAAGAACTGGGGTTCGAAGAGCACAGCCACTTCACCCGTTTCTTCGCACAACACATGGGTGTGCCACCCAGTGAGTTTCGCAGGCATTCGGTGACGCTGGCCAATCAGCACGGCTGA